The following nucleotide sequence is from Paenibacillus antri.
AACATTGAACACCTTGGATTTCCGCCGCTTTGCAATACCTGGAGATCATCACCCGGATACCTGAATCTTCAAACGGCTGGTTGTCCAAATTCACCCAAAGACGGTCGTGTTCCAGCTTTCCACGTTCCTGCAAGTAATGATTTAATTGTAAGACGCAGGTACGTTGAATGGGCACGATACGATGTTTTCGTCCTTTGCCCTGTAGAATGCGGATCGTTTGCTCTTCAAAGTCAATATCCGTCACCCGGAGGTTCGTCAGTTCCTTCAAACGGATGCCGGTATCGAATAAAACTAGCATCATGATGTAATTGCGGTATCCGGTGAAGGTGGAGCGGTCCGGTTGAGAAAATAATCGCTGCAAATGCCCTTCCGTAAAGGTATGTGTCGAAGATTGCAGAACCTTAAACGGTTTCAAATCGGCTACTATGTTCGTTTCCATCCAGCCTTCAGTTGCAAGAAATTTAAAAAACTCTTTCAGAATACAGATGTTGCAGTTCACCGTTCGAAGCGCCAATCCTTCATCGAACATGCCAGGAATGATGCGGTGGGTTAAGTCCAACGCGGTTAGAGTAGTCATATCCTTGTTACTTACTTCGAGAACGTGATGGAACTTTTTAAGCCCGTTGCGATAACGGCGGAGGGTCTCTTTCGTTAAGTTACGGACTTTGCAATCTTGCAAAAAGAAGTTGACGGCATTTTTAAATGAAACAGTTGGATGGTTGTCTTCGTTTAGCTGATTTGGATTGCTGATCATTGTGCATTGCCTCCCTTGGAGGTAATGCGCGGAACAAAGTTATGCGATGGAGTGATGGGGGCGCGTATTACTTTCCGATATACGATTGCGTATTACTCTGCAAAAAAATCGGGTTATTTGCGCCTTGTCGGTTAGGTTCTTCAAACCCTTGAAACCCTTGATGCATAAGGATTTTTGGCATTTTGGAGGTTTTTTATTTCCTCCTTTCCCCTCGTATAACACCGCATTCACGCATCGGGCTGACGCCCTCGGTCCGCAGAAGGGATCTCAATGAAGCCGGTGCTGCGGACAACTCCCTACGGGAGCTCGCGAATGCGAGAGACGTTAAGCGAAATAACCGGGAAAAGAAGAGAATGCCTAACACC
It contains:
- a CDS encoding tyrosine-type recombinase/integrase, with translation MISNPNQLNEDNHPTVSFKNAVNFFLQDCKVRNLTKETLRRYRNGLKKFHHVLEVSNKDMTTLTALDLTHRIIPGMFDEGLALRTVNCNICILKEFFKFLATEGWMETNIVADLKPFKVLQSSTHTFTEGHLQRLFSQPDRSTFTGYRNYIMMLVLFDTGIRLKELTNLRVTDIDFEEQTIRILQGKGRKHRIVPIQRTCVLQLNHYLQERGKLEHDRLWVNLDNQPFEDSGIRVMISRYCKAAEIQGVQCSCHTFRHTFAKQYLLNGGDMFTLKNILGHERMETTEYYVELFSRDMQIQHEKFSPVEHLADEFPSSIDESGVSQQ